One Carassius auratus strain Wakin chromosome 4, ASM336829v1, whole genome shotgun sequence DNA segment encodes these proteins:
- the LOC113058521 gene encoding leucine-rich repeat neuronal protein 3 gives MKDISFTDYLLLGLAVTTLVLATEERFSCPKLCVCEIRPWFSPSSVYMEAPTVDCNDLGLFDLPMRLPSDTQVVLLQTNNIAKIEHPLDYLPNITEIDLSQNNLSSISDVNIGHLPQLLSLHMEENWICALQDNSLSQLTNLQELYLNHNLISLISPEAFRGLQSLLRLHLNSNRLQSIKSEWFEPLPNLEILMIGENPVLSIQDMNFKPLRNLRSLVLTRMNLSQIPDDSLLGLDNLESISFYDNTFPKVPHGALRHLKSLKFLDLNKNPIGRIQRGDFVDMLHLKELGINSMPELVSIDSFALNNLPELTKIEATNNPKLSYIHPNAFYRLPRLETLMLNGNALSALHRITVESLPNLREVSMHSNPIRCDCVVRWMNMNKTNIRFMEPDSLFCVEPPEYEGQHVRQVHFREMMEICLPLISSESLPTQISVERGRSMSLHCRAFAEPEPDIYWVTPSGRRVLPNAVSARFYMHPEGTLDIYDITESEAGLYTCVAHNLVGADLKSVSVEVNGYFPQPVNDSLNVNIESVQTNSVLISWNASHGSLAPNIKWYTMPTANHPTVAFTARVTSDVTVYNLTHLSPATQYKVCVDIHSIHHKHDSRCVNVLTKGLDQDVKDSERWDMVLIAAFGVLFIGISVACFLIYVFMRNHCIYGELNRYPSKMALMSETSQQSPFTRLWISGKGMPAAVEVKATVINVLDNAF, from the coding sequence ATGAAGGACATATCATTCACGGATTATTTGCTACTGGGTCTTGCAGTGACTACCTTGGTTCTTGCTACAGAAGAGAGATTCAGTTGTCCAAAACTTTGTGTATGTGAGATTAGACCCTGGTTTTCCCCTAGCTCTGTCTATATGGAGGCTCCCACTGTTGACTGTAATGACCTCGGACTTTTTGACCTGCCCATGAGATTGCCATCTGATACACAAGTCGTTTTACTGCAGACCAACAACATTGCTAAGATTGAGCACCCATTGGATTACCTGCCAAACATCACTGAGATTGATCTCTCCCAAAACAACCTGTCATCAATAAGTGATGTCAATATTGGCCACCTCCCTCAACTCTTATCCCTACACATGGAGGAGAACTGGATATGCGCCCTACAAGACAACAGCCTTTCTCAGCTAACCAACCTTCAGGAGCTCTACTTAAATCATAACCTTATCTCCCTCATTTCTCCTGAGGCTTTTCGTGGACTTCAGAGTTTGCTGAGACTTCACCTCAACTCCAACCGACTTCAGAGTATAAAAAGCGAATGGTTTGAGCCCTTACCAAATTTGGAAATTCTAATGATTGGGGAAAATCCTGTCCTCTCTATTCAGGATATGAACTTCAAGCCTCTGAGAAACCTTCGTAGCCTGGTTCTTACTAGAATGAACCTGTCACAGATACCAGATGACTCACTTCTGGGCCTTGACAATCTTGAGAGTATCTCATTCTATGATAATACATTCCCTAAGGTACCCCATGGTGCTCTCAGGCATCTGAAGAGCCTCAAGTTTTTGGATCTTAATAAGAACCCCATTGGGCGAATTCAGAGGGGTGACTTTGTGGACATGCTCCATCTTAAGGAGCTGGGCATTAACAGCATGCCTGAGTTGGTGTCCATTGATAGTTTTGCCCTGAACAACCTCCCAGAACTGACCAAAATCGAAGCCACCAACAACCCCAAACTTTCCTACATACATCCAAATGCTTTCTATAGGCTGCCTAGGTTGGAAACTCTAATGTTAAATGGCAATGCTTTAAGTGCCCTCCACAGGATAACAGTGGAGTCCCTCCCAAATCTCCGGGAGGTTAGCATGCACTCTAACCCCATCCGCTGTGACTGTGTTGTACGATGGATGAACATGAACAAGACAAACATTCGCTTCATGGAGCCTGATTCCCTGTTTTGTGTGGAACCTCCAGAGTATGAAGGTCAGCATGTGCGGCAGGTTCACTTCAGAGAGATGATGGAAATCTGTCTGCCTCTCATCTCTTCAGAAAGCCTCCCCACAcaaatcagtgtggaaagaggGAGGTCTATGTCTCTTCACTGCCGTGCCTTTGCTGAACCTGAGCCAGACATATACTGGGTGACTCCGTCAGGGAGAAGGGTGCTCCCAAATGCTGTTTCTGCAAGATTCTATATGCACCCTGAAGGCACACTCGATATTTATGATATCACTGAGAGCGAGGCTGGATTGTACACATGTGTGGCACACAATCTTGTTGGGGCAGACCTGAAATCGGTCTCAGTGGAGGTAAATGGATACTTCCCACAACCTGTCAATGACTCATTGAATGTCAACATTGAATCTGTACAGACCAACTCTGTTTTGATATCCTGGAATGCCTCTCATGGTAGCCTGGCACCAAACATTAAGTGGTATACAATGCCCACTGCAAACCATCCAACAGTGGCATTCACAGCTAGGGTAACATCTGACGTGACTGTATATAATCTCACACATCTCAGCCCTGCTACacagtacaaagtgtgtgtggaCATTCACAGCATCCATCATAAACATGACAGCAGATGTGTCAATGTCCTGACTAAAGGATTAGACCAAGACGTAAAGGACTCTGAGAGGTGGGACATGGTGCTGATTGCTGCTTTTGGTGTGCTTTTCATTGGGATCTCAGTGGCTTGCTTTCTTATTTATGTCTTTATGAGGAACCACTGTATTTATGGAGAACTGAACCGATACCCTTCCAAAATGGCTCTGATGTCTGAGACCAGCCAGCAGTCTCCCTTTACAAGGCTCTGGATTTCTGGGAAAGGAATGCCAGCTGCTGTTGAGGTGAAAGCCACAGTCATAAATGTGTTGGACAATGCATTTTAA